The DNA region GCGCCGCCGCGGCCCTGGCGGCGACCGCGGAGCTGCTGGAGCAGGCTCGCGCGCGGGCCGCCGACGAGCGGGGGAGATGCGAGCGCACGGAGCTCGAGCTCCGCGCCCAGGAGCTCGAGCTGGCCCGGGCCGAGCCCCGGGCCACGGAGCTGCGCGGCCGTGCCGCCGCCGCCCGCCAGGCGCTCGCCACCGCCCGGGCCCGCGCCGACGCTGCGGCGCTCCGCCGGCTCGCCGCCGAGGGGCAGGCGCTGGCCGCGCTGGCCCGCCGCCACGAGGCCGCAGCCCGGCGCGCGCGCGTGAACGCGCTGCTGAGCAGCAGCACCGCCGAGCTCGAGCGCGTCGCCGGCCCGGTCGCCGCGGCCGAGGCGGCGGTCTCCGCCCTCGCCGCCGAGCGCGCCGACGTCGCCGTCATCGCCGCCCGCGCCGCGGACGAGCACGCCGCCGCCGGCGCCGACCTGGCCGCCTGCGAGGCACGGATCGACGAGCTCGCCGAGGCGGTGCGCGAGGACGACTGCGACGAGGGTCCCGAGCCCGAGGCCGACGCCGCCGAACGGGCCGAGCGCGAGATCACCCGGCTGGAGCGGCGGGTCGCCGCCCTGGGGCCGGTGAACGCCCTCGCTCCCGAGCAGCACGGCGCCCTGCTCGCCCGCCTGGAGCGGCTGCGCGCCGACCATCACGACCTCGCCTCGGCCTGCCGCGACCTGCGCGCCCTCGCCGCGGTGCTCTCCGACGAGATCGAGCGGCGCTTCGAGGCGGTCTTCGGAGCGGTCGCGTACCACTTCCACCTGCTCTTCGCCGAGCTCTTCCCCGGCGGCCGGGCGACGCTGCGCTTCCAGACCCCGGCCCCGGTCGAGGACGGCCCCGAGGACGGCGAGCCGGCCCGGGCGGCCGAGCCCGAGGGCATCGAGATCCTCGCCCAGCCGCCGGGCAAGCGTCTCCAGGCGCTGCGGCTGCTGAGCGGCGGCGAGCGCGCCCTCACCGCCCTGGCGCTCATCCTCGCGGTCCAGCAGGTGAACCCCAGCCCGTTCTGCGTCTTCGACGAGGTCGACGCTCCCCTCGACGATCCGAACGTGGTCCGGTTCAACCGGCTGCTGCGCCGGCTCGCCGCCACCCAGCAGTTCCTGGTGGTCACCCACAACCAGACGACGATGGCCGCGGCCGACGTCCTCTACGGGGTGACCTCCAACGCCGACGGCACCAGCCGGCTGCTCAGCGTCCGCCTCGAGGGCGGCCGGGCCGTGCCCCAGCCCGAGGCCCGCGCCGTGGAGGCGGTCGCCGCCGCCATGGGCTGATGGTGTTTCGAAGGGGCAGGAAGAAGGATCGCGAGGGGGACCAGGCCGAGACGCCGGCCGAGGAGCAGGTCGAGGCCGGGGAGCCGGAGGCGGACCGGGACGATGTCGCCGCCGGGCCCCCCCCCGGCGTCCAGATCTGGGAGCCCACCCCCGAGCCCGAACCGGAGCCGACCCGGCGCCGCGAGCGCGAGCCTCGTGCGGAGGCCTCGGAGGAGGGGGACGGGGGCGAGCAGAAGCTCGCCTGGTGGCGGCGCATGTCGCGCCGCATGGACAAGGCGTCGGAGCAGTTCGCCGAGCAGGTGCAGGACATCGTCCTGCTCCGCCGCGACCTGGACGACAGCTTCTACGACGACCTGCTCGAGGTGCTGCTCGCCGCCGACGTGGGGATGCTGACCGCCGAGCCGGTGGTCGAGATCCTGCGCCGGCGGGTGCTGGTCGAGCGCATCCCCGACGCCGAGGCGGCGCTGGAGGCGCTCAAGGAGGAGATGATCGCCATCCTCGAGTCGCGGGACCGCGCCCTGCGGCTGGACGGCCATCCCAGCGTCGTGCTCATCGTCGGCGTCAACGGCAACGGCAAGACCACCACGATCGGCAAGCTCGCCCACCGTCTGCGCAGCGACGGGGGCTCGGCGCTGGTCGCCGCCGCCGACACCTATCGTGCCGCCGCGATCGAGCAGCTGCGGGTCTGGGCTGACCGCGCCCACGCCCCGATGGTCGCCCACCAGCACGGCGCCGACCCCGGCGCGGTGGTC from Candidatus Dormiibacterota bacterium includes:
- the ftsY gene encoding signal recognition particle-docking protein FtsY, whose translation is MVFRRGRKKDREGDQAETPAEEQVEAGEPEADRDDVAAGPPPGVQIWEPTPEPEPEPTRRREREPRAEASEEGDGGEQKLAWWRRMSRRMDKASEQFAEQVQDIVLLRRDLDDSFYDDLLEVLLAADVGMLTAEPVVEILRRRVLVERIPDAEAALEALKEEMIAILESRDRALRLDGHPSVVLIVGVNGNGKTTTIGKLAHRLRSDGGSALVAAADTYRAAAIEQLRVWADRAHAPMVAHQHGADPGAVVYDAIQAGIARGVQAVLVDTAGRLHTKAPLMEELKKIQRVVQRLVPDGPHETLLVLEAPTGMNALTQARAFHDALGVTGLVLTKLDGSSRGGTLLAIEAELGIPVKLVGMGEGIDDLNVFDPRAYLDALFAGVLQVHG